From Ascochyta rabiei chromosome 16, complete sequence, the proteins below share one genomic window:
- a CDS encoding 8-amino-7-oxononanoate synthase gives MAMKKETDGNKEKRPLDTRMQYLLDRRRKSSTLRNLTLPKSGQVDFSSNDFLSLSTNARLKQAYLHELQQSQLPLGSGGSRLLDGNSPYAEALEHDIANFHGAEAGLLWNSGFDANAGFFSCVPQPGDVIVFDELVHASVHDGMRLSRAAQTVPFEHNSIADLRKVLQEVTELPSRSNVFVAVESIYSMDGDVAPLQLIVDTVTEMLGEGIGHVVVDEAHSTGVLGHEGRGLVCELGLEKHVFARLHTFGKALAGNGAILLGSHTLRHYLINYARPLIYTTFLSYPSLALIRCSYQLLRAGGTVPLQAHLHQLTEFLFKAMHQLHVTSAAARSLLSIPSACPQSPIFAVQLQQPRDLAKHLQEKGMMVRAVVAPTVPLGTERIRICLHAGNTVDQVEVLVGALEEWCKRQFKETDRNNQPTMQMRARL, from the exons ATGGCAATGAAGAAAGAGACGGATGGCAACAAAGAGAAGAGGCCTCTCGATACCAGGATGCAGTATCTGCTTGACAGACGACGCAAGAGCTCGACACTACGCAACTTGACCCTGCCCAAATCTGGCCAAGTCGATTTCTCTTCTAACGACTTCCTCTCGCTATCAACCAACGCTCGCCTAAAGCAAGCATATCTCCATGAGCTTCAACAGTCACAACTGCCCCTCGGTAGCGGAGGTTCGCGACTGCTAGACGGAAATTCGCCCTATGCCGAGGCATTGGAACACGACATCGCCAATTTTCACGGTGCTGAAGCAGGATTACTTTGGAATAGCGGCTTCGATGCAAACGCTGGCTTTTTCTCGTGTGTACCACAGCCTGGTGATGTCATTGTCTTCGATGAGCTTGTGCACGCAAGTGTGCACGATGGAATGCGGCTGTCGAGAGCCGCACAAACAGTGCCTTTCGAGCATAATTCAATAGCGGACTTGCGGAAAGTGTTGCAAGAGGTGACCGAGCTGCCGAGTAGAAGCAATGTGTTCGTTGCTGTGGAATCAATTTACAGTATGGATGGCGATGTCGCGCCTTTGCAATTGATCGTCGACACTGTCACAGAAATGTTGGGCGAAGGAATAGGACATGTGGTTGTCGATGAAGCACATTCGACAGGAGTTTTAGGGCACGAGGGAAGAGGTCTTGTCTGTGAACTCGGCCTTGAGAAGCACGTTTTTGCACGGTTGCATACATTTGGCAAGGCACTGGCCGGCAATGGTG CTATCCTTCTTGGTTCTCACACCCTTCGTCACTACCTGATCAACTACGCGCGACCTCTGATCTACACAACGTTCTTGTCGTATCCATCTTTGGCGCTTATACGATGTTCATACCAACTACTCCGTGCAGGGGGTACAGTGCCTTTACAGGCGCATTTGCATCAACTGACAGAATTTTTGTTCAAGGCTATGCATCAACTGCACGTCACTTCAGCTGCAGCGCGGAGCCTATTGAGCATACCAAGTGCGTGTCCGCAGTCGCCGATATTTGCAGTACAGCTACAGCAACCGAGAGACCTAGCCAAACACCTACAAGAGAAGGGCATGATGGTTAGAGCGGTCGTAGCACCAACAGTACCGCTCGGAACAGAGAGGATCAGGATTTGCCTACATGCAGGCAATACAGTGGATCAAGTCGAGGTGCTAGTCGGTGCACTCGAAGAGTGGTGCAAGAGACAATTCAAAGAGACGGATAGGAACAACCAACCAACAATGCAGATGAGAGCTCGGCTGTAA
- a CDS encoding Biotin synthase, with protein MAQRILVRPIGLGLSSARTQQFVRPFSTVLDTPIDSETQQVTPPTRKSSVFEDAVRAAGPRTNWTREEIAEVYNTPLIKLTYAAASVHQRFHDPAAIQMCTLMNIKTGGCSEDCSYCAQSSRYDTGLKATKLSSVESVLEAARVAKENGSSRFCMGAAWRDMRGRKTNLKNIKAMITGVREMGMEACVTLGMVDAEQAKELKQAGLTAYNHNVDTSREHYPSVITTRTYDERLKTIQNVQEAGIHVCTGGILGLGEKAKDHVGLVHTVATLPAHPESFPVNALVPIKGTPLGETQSVSFDAILRTIATARLVMPKTIIRLAAGRHTMREEKQIMCFQAGANAIFTGEKMLTTACNGWEEDKAMFERWGLRPMAMEETIGEVRKNENIGIEAVKEAEQAPAAV; from the exons ATGGCACAAAGAATACTCGTGAGGCCAATTGGCCTTGGATTGAGCTCAGCTCGTACACAGCAGTTTGTTCGTCCTTTCAGTACCGTCCTGGACACCCCAATTGACTCCGAGACCCAACAAGTTACCCCGCCAACACGGAAATCGTCGGTATTCGAAGATGCCGTCAGAGCAGCTGGACCCAGGACCAACTGGACAAGAGAAGAAATTGCGGAGGTTTACAATACTCCACTGATCAAGCTGACATATGCGGCG GCTTCAGTACACCAGCGCTTCCATGATCCAGCTGCTATCCAAATGTGTACTCTGATGAACATCAAGACTGGTGGCTGTAGTGAGGATTGTTCATACTGCGCGCAATCCAGCAGATACGACACTGGTCTGAAGGCTACCAAGCTTTCCTCTGTGGAGTCTGTACTGGAGGCGGCACGTGTCGCCAAAGAAAACGGCAGCTCGCGGTTCTGTATGGGTGCCGCATGGCGTGACATGAGGGGTCGCAAGACCAACCTGAAAAACATCAAGGCCATGATCACGGGTGTAAGAGAGATGGGCATGGAGGCGTGTGTTACGCTTGGCATGGTCGATGCTGAACAAGCCAAAGAGCTGAAGCAGGCTGGCCTGACAGCGTACAACCATAACGTAGACACCAGCCGCGAGCACTACCCCAGTGTCATCACAACTCGAACATACGACGAGCGCCTTAAGACCATCCAAAACGTTCAAGAAGCCGGTATCCATGTCTGCACCGGAGGTATCCTCGGACTTGGCGAGAAAGCCAAGGACCACGTCGGTCTTGTCCACACTGTTGCCACGCTTCCAGCACACCCCGAGTCCTTCCCTGTCAACGCACTTGTACCCATCAAGGGCACGCCACTTGGCGAAACCCAATCAGTCTCCTTCGACGCTATTCTGCGTACCATTGCGACTGCACGACTGGTCATGCCAAAGACAATCATCCGCCTAGCAGCCGGTCGTCACACTATGCGTGAGGAGAAGCAAATCATGTGTTTCCAAGCTGGCGCCAACGCTATCTTCACCGGTGAGAAGATGCTTACCACTGCTTGCAACGGTTGGGAGGAGGACAAGGCTATGTTTGAACGATGGGGTCTGAGGCCGATGGCCATGGAGGAGACAATTGGAGAGGTTCGCAAGAACGAAAACATTGGCATTGAGGCAGTCAAAGAAGCGGAGCAGGCTCCTGCAGCTGTATAG